A window from Bacteroidota bacterium encodes these proteins:
- a CDS encoding PAS domain S-box protein — protein MKKELTIEELQLQNAELINRLEEAEQLIEAIKAGEVDAFALNRNNQPEIFTLQSGDYGYRMLVENINEGAVTLAEDGLIVYTNNYFHELLGISYEDVIGNTVFNFIHPDSKETFNELFKKGLEEKSKGEINLVAGDKIICAYVSLTSLFPTLQTVGMIVTDLTEKKNQEEALRLSEEKFNKLFSSAPLGLGLSEISTGRLVDVNQTLLDMIGYTRDEYIGKTSLELDIMTKSGRDKVVEQVSKNGFVRNLEINLRTKSGKIIPVLNSIETITINDKKYFLGAMVDITQRKDTEKEIEQKNTDLEKMNIELQSFAYISSHDMQEPLRKIQIFATRIIEKEVDNLSENAKEQFQKMQNAAKRMQTLIEDLLAYSRAKTSERHFEKTDLNKIIEVVKDDLKEELKEKQATIEVAKLCNAEVIPFQFRQMMHNLIGNSLKFSLPDQPPHIKIESQIVKGIKLNNEKLSPEVKYCHISITDNGIGFEPEFKEKIFEVFQRLHRKDQYKGTGIGLAIVKKIVENHNGEITAESEVGKGARFNIFLPAT, from the coding sequence ATGAAAAAAGAATTGACAATTGAGGAATTGCAATTGCAAAATGCAGAGCTTATCAATCGTCTTGAGGAAGCGGAGCAGCTTATTGAAGCCATTAAAGCAGGAGAAGTAGATGCTTTTGCCCTTAACAGGAATAACCAACCGGAAATATTTACACTGCAAAGTGGTGACTACGGCTACCGTATGCTGGTAGAAAATATTAATGAAGGCGCTGTCACATTAGCAGAAGATGGTCTCATAGTTTATACCAATAATTATTTTCATGAACTTCTGGGCATTTCTTACGAGGATGTTATTGGCAACACTGTTTTTAATTTTATTCATCCCGATTCAAAAGAAACTTTCAACGAACTTTTCAAAAAAGGATTGGAAGAAAAAAGTAAGGGAGAAATTAACCTGGTTGCCGGAGATAAAATTATTTGTGCCTATGTTTCACTCACTTCATTATTTCCTACACTTCAAACAGTAGGAATGATCGTGACCGATCTTACCGAAAAGAAAAACCAGGAAGAAGCTTTGCGGTTAAGTGAGGAAAAATTCAACAAACTTTTTTCATCTGCCCCATTGGGTCTTGGTCTATCTGAAATTTCTACAGGCAGGCTGGTAGATGTGAATCAAACGTTGCTTGATATGATCGGGTACACAAGGGATGAATACATCGGTAAAACCTCGCTGGAATTAGACATTATGACAAAAAGTGGCAGGGACAAAGTTGTAGAGCAAGTCTCCAAAAATGGGTTTGTAAGAAACTTAGAAATTAACCTTCGCACAAAATCAGGAAAAATAATTCCCGTTCTCAATTCTATCGAAACCATTACTATCAATGATAAAAAATATTTCCTGGGTGCCATGGTTGATATTACACAACGCAAGGACACAGAGAAAGAAATAGAGCAGAAAAACACCGACCTGGAAAAAATGAACATAGAGCTCCAATCGTTTGCCTACATTTCCAGTCATGACATGCAAGAACCGTTACGTAAAATTCAAATCTTTGCTACACGTATCATCGAAAAAGAAGTGGATAATCTATCCGAAAATGCAAAAGAACAATTTCAAAAGATGCAAAACGCAGCAAAGCGGATGCAAACTTTAATAGAAGATCTCCTTGCTTATTCACGAGCCAAAACATCTGAACGGCATTTTGAAAAAACTGACCTCAATAAAATTATTGAAGTAGTAAAAGATGATCTAAAGGAAGAACTAAAAGAAAAACAAGCCACTATTGAAGTTGCAAAATTATGTAATGCAGAAGTGATCCCATTCCAATTTCGGCAAATGATGCACAACCTGATTGGTAACTCACTCAAATTTTCACTTCCCGATCAACCACCACATATCAAAATAGAAAGTCAAATTGTCAAAGGGATAAAGCTCAACAATGAAAAACTTTCACCTGAAGTTAAGTATTGTCATATCTCTATTACTGATAACGGCATTGGTTTTGAACCCGAGTTCAAAGAAAAAATATTTGAAGTATTCCAACGCCTGCATCGCAAGGATCAATATAAGGGCACGGGCATAGGGCTTGCCATCGTTAAAAAAATTGTTGAGAATCACAACGGAGAAATTACTGCCGAAAGTGAAGTGGGTAAAGGGGCGAGGTTCAATATTTTTCTTCCTGCAACTTAA
- a CDS encoding SDR family NAD(P)-dependent oxidoreductase: protein MKTAIVTGASGNLGQAVVKKFIDEGFKVIGTVVPNDPVQMDFSAEHFEKVVVDLMNEDNSAKFVGDIISKHGSVDAAVLTVGGFAMGKIADTKTADINKQYKLNFETTYNVAQPVFVQMMQQNSGRIFIIGSKPGLSATNGKGMAAYSLGKSLIFRLAELMNDEAKGHNVVTSVVVPSTIDTPQNRKSMPDSDPSKWVKPEAIADIIYFHCTEAAAVLREPVIKVYNNA from the coding sequence ATGAAAACCGCAATTGTGACCGGGGCATCAGGTAATCTTGGGCAGGCAGTGGTTAAAAAATTTATTGACGAAGGTTTTAAAGTTATTGGTACGGTTGTTCCTAATGATCCGGTGCAAATGGATTTTTCGGCTGAGCATTTTGAAAAAGTAGTGGTTGATCTGATGAATGAAGACAATTCAGCAAAATTTGTGGGAGATATAATTTCAAAGCATGGTTCAGTTGATGCTGCGGTTTTAACAGTGGGTGGATTTGCAATGGGTAAAATTGCAGATACAAAAACAGCGGATATCAATAAGCAGTATAAACTGAATTTTGAAACAACATACAATGTAGCCCAACCTGTATTTGTGCAAATGATGCAACAAAACAGCGGAAGAATTTTTATTATTGGCTCCAAACCCGGATTAAGCGCAACAAACGGAAAAGGGATGGCAGCTTACAGTTTGGGTAAATCACTTATTTTCCGTTTGGCAGAACTGATGAATGATGAAGCAAAGGGACATAATGTAGTAACCAGCGTAGTTGTTCCCAGTACAATTGATACTCCTCAAAATCGAAAATCAATGCCCGATTCAGACCCATCCAAATGGGTGAAACCGGAAGCGATCGCTGATATTATATATTTCCATTGCACAGAAGCTGCAGCCGTTTTGCGAGAACCGGTAATTAAGGTTTATAATAACGCATAG
- a CDS encoding circadian clock protein KaiB (Decreases the phosphorylation of KaiC, a component of the main circadian regulator in cyanobacteria) produces MAKQKKWELRLYIAGQTPKSTLALKNITRYCEEHLEGEYTIEVIDLLKNPQLAEGDQIFAIPTLVRKLPVPIRKIIGDLSNEEKVLVGLNIRTLKTQN; encoded by the coding sequence ATGGCAAAACAAAAGAAATGGGAACTGCGTTTATATATAGCAGGGCAAACACCTAAATCAACGCTGGCATTAAAAAATATTACTCGTTATTGCGAAGAACATTTAGAAGGTGAGTATACCATCGAGGTAATTGACCTTTTAAAAAACCCGCAACTTGCCGAAGGTGACCAGATATTTGCCATTCCCACTTTGGTGAGAAAATTACCCGTACCCATCAGGAAAATAATTGGCGATTTGTCTAATGAAGAAAAAGTATTGGTTGGTTTAAACATCCGTACATTAAAAACTCAAAACTGA
- the kaiC gene encoding circadian clock protein KaiC gives MAKKNTSFPKTPTGINGLDEITKGGFPKGRPVLICGSAGCGKTLFAAQFLVKGITDYNEPGVFMSFEETASDLSLNLNSLGFDLEKLKSENKLRVDHVRIERSEIEETGEYDLEALFIRLNHAIDSVGAKRVVLDTIESIFSGMEDMAILRSEIRRLFAWLKEKGVTAIITGERGEKSLTRHGLEEYVSDCVILLDFRVIDQIATRRLRIVKYRGSTHGTNEYPFLIDETGISVIPITSLQLDYKSPTTIISTGLPALDKFFSGKGIYKASSTLITGTAGTAKTILASHFAMSSYKRKEPVLYFSFEESPDQLIRNIASIGINFKPAIRSKLLHIHASRPSLQGLEMHLLVMNKLMAEFKPRTVIVDPISSLITVGNSSEVRAMLVRLMDTLKMNEINAVFTSLTHYKSEFNDATVDAVSSLADTWIDLDNGQKNDERVRSLQIIKARGMGHAMSLQNFTITNKGIQFISNGKK, from the coding sequence ATGGCAAAGAAAAATACTAGTTTTCCTAAAACACCTACTGGCATAAACGGCCTGGATGAAATTACAAAAGGCGGTTTTCCAAAAGGTCGCCCTGTTCTTATTTGCGGCAGTGCCGGCTGTGGCAAAACTTTATTTGCCGCACAGTTTCTTGTAAAAGGAATTACTGATTACAACGAGCCTGGTGTATTTATGAGCTTTGAAGAAACTGCCAGCGACCTTTCACTAAATTTAAATTCATTAGGGTTTGACCTGGAAAAATTAAAATCAGAAAACAAGTTGCGTGTTGACCATGTACGCATCGAACGTTCGGAGATCGAAGAAACAGGAGAGTATGACCTGGAAGCACTTTTCATCCGGTTAAATCATGCCATTGATTCCGTCGGCGCAAAACGTGTAGTGCTCGATACCATCGAATCCATTTTTTCAGGAATGGAAGACATGGCAATTCTCCGTTCTGAAATACGCAGGCTGTTTGCCTGGCTGAAGGAAAAAGGAGTAACAGCAATAATAACAGGTGAACGTGGCGAAAAATCTTTAACGCGGCATGGATTGGAAGAATATGTTTCTGATTGTGTGATCCTGCTTGACTTCCGCGTGATAGACCAGATAGCTACCCGCAGGTTGCGTATTGTTAAATACCGTGGCAGCACTCACGGTACTAATGAGTATCCTTTTCTTATTGACGAAACTGGAATTTCAGTTATTCCCATTACATCTCTGCAATTAGACTACAAATCACCTACAACAATAATTTCTACAGGGCTACCGGCATTGGATAAATTTTTTTCAGGCAAGGGAATTTATAAAGCAAGCAGCACATTAATTACAGGTACGGCAGGTACGGCAAAAACAATTCTTGCTTCTCATTTTGCCATGAGCAGTTACAAACGTAAAGAGCCTGTTTTATATTTTTCTTTCGAAGAATCGCCTGACCAATTGATCAGGAATATTGCGTCAATAGGCATTAATTTTAAACCTGCAATTAGATCAAAGCTCCTCCATATACATGCATCACGACCGTCACTGCAGGGTTTGGAAATGCACTTGCTGGTGATGAATAAACTGATGGCGGAATTTAAGCCACGTACCGTAATTGTTGACCCTATCAGCAGTTTAATTACTGTCGGCAACAGCAGCGAAGTCAGGGCTATGTTAGTACGCCTGATGGACACGTTGAAAATGAATGAGATCAATGCTGTGTTTACTTCACTTACCCATTATAAAAGTGAATTTAATGATGCAACGGTAGATGCAGTTTCTTCCCTTGCCGATACCTGGATAGATTTGGATAATGGTCAAAAAAACGATGAACGGGTGCGAAGTTTGCAGATAATAAAAGCACGGGGTATGGGACATGCGATGAGCCTGCAAAATTTTACTATCACCAATAAAGGGATTCAATTTATTAGCAATGGCAAAAAGTAA
- a CDS encoding circadian clock protein KaiB, which produces MAKKKGPSPDIIIEGKLVLQLYVSGMSPKSVEAIQNIKQLCDEYLKDAFELEIIDIYKNPELASEQSIVFSPSLIKQLPLPKKVLIGTLKDSEKVIKALGITFRNAV; this is translated from the coding sequence ATGGCAAAGAAAAAAGGACCCTCTCCGGATATAATTATTGAAGGTAAACTAGTGTTACAATTATACGTATCGGGGATGTCGCCAAAATCAGTGGAAGCCATTCAAAACATAAAACAACTTTGCGATGAATATTTAAAGGATGCATTTGAGTTAGAGATAATAGATATCTACAAAAACCCTGAGCTTGCCTCGGAACAAAGTATTGTATTCAGTCCCTCACTCATCAAGCAATTACCACTGCCGAAAAAAGTTTTAATAGGAACTCTAAAAGACAGTGAGAAAGTAATTAAGGCCCTTGGGATCACTTTCAGAAATGCAGTATGA
- a CDS encoding vanadium-dependent haloperoxidase translates to MKKIFFILTILASIFAACNKSVVPVVKSQFQEQSSELIIDWTNVQLRLIRNTTGVTHPAYSRHFSYTGIAIYESLVHGDNKKISIAPLLNGSVHLPAPPSANHVYFPISANAAFASMFRFFYSAKEANLQIIDSIEQAYKTRYTNEIGSNFDVDRSIQYGKDIAAAVIELSKQDGASNASIPYTPLGVGYWEATPPAFGVPAVPGWGNNRTILPGSISNTTPAAPLAFSKDAGTPFYNMVKEVYDVSQSLTDEQKIIANFWDDLPNGKYISAFGHWFNILKQILQNENTSLMKGADAYLRLGITMNESTISCWKSKYTFHQLRPITYIRKYMGNAGWNSFIGTPAHPEYLAAHATISSSAAYALESVFGKNYLFADHTYESIGMPVRNYNSIEAAGLEAGMSRLYGGIHYRQSIDAGKICGNKVGENVKTILRTDK, encoded by the coding sequence ATGAAAAAGATTTTCTTTATTCTTACTATCCTGGCATCAATTTTTGCTGCCTGTAACAAATCCGTTGTACCTGTAGTTAAATCACAATTTCAGGAACAATCATCTGAGTTAATTATTGACTGGACAAATGTTCAACTTCGTCTTATAAGAAATACAACAGGGGTTACTCATCCTGCTTATTCAAGACATTTTTCTTATACAGGTATTGCTATCTATGAATCATTGGTACATGGAGATAATAAAAAGATAAGTATTGCCCCGTTGCTAAATGGATCTGTGCATTTACCGGCACCACCATCTGCCAATCATGTCTACTTTCCTATTTCAGCCAATGCCGCATTTGCAAGTATGTTCCGGTTTTTTTATTCGGCGAAGGAAGCTAACCTGCAGATCATTGATTCAATTGAACAGGCATACAAAACCAGGTACACAAATGAAATAGGTAGCAATTTTGATGTTGACAGATCAATTCAGTATGGAAAAGATATAGCTGCTGCAGTGATTGAATTGAGTAAACAGGACGGCGCATCTAATGCATCTATTCCTTATACACCATTAGGCGTAGGATATTGGGAAGCCACACCTCCGGCATTTGGAGTTCCAGCAGTACCGGGTTGGGGAAATAACAGAACTATTTTGCCTGGCAGTATCAGCAATACGACACCTGCTGCACCGCTTGCATTTTCAAAAGATGCTGGTACACCCTTTTATAATATGGTTAAGGAAGTATATGATGTTTCGCAATCGCTTACTGATGAACAAAAAATAATTGCAAACTTTTGGGATGATCTGCCAAACGGGAAATACATATCCGCTTTCGGACATTGGTTTAATATTCTGAAGCAGATCTTGCAGAATGAAAATACATCACTCATGAAAGGGGCTGATGCATATCTACGCCTCGGCATTACTATGAATGAATCAACGATCAGTTGCTGGAAATCGAAATATACATTCCACCAGTTGCGACCGATTACGTATATAAGAAAGTATATGGGCAATGCAGGATGGAATTCTTTTATCGGGACTCCGGCCCATCCTGAATACCTCGCTGCGCATGCAACTATTTCTTCATCTGCTGCATATGCATTGGAATCAGTATTTGGGAAAAATTATTTATTTGCAGATCATACTTATGAAAGCATTGGAATGCCTGTAAGAAACTATAACAGTATTGAAGCCGCAGGTTTAGAAGCAGGCATGTCAAGATTGTATGGGGGCATTCACTATCGTCAATCGATCGATGCTGGTAAAATATGTGGAAATAAAGTAGGGGAGAATGTAAAAACGATTTTAAGGACGGATAAATAA
- a CDS encoding response regulator: MRTDQINLLLADDDMDDCDFFKDALNDLSIATNLTLVHNGVELMQLLTKKELELPHALYLDFNMPRKNGFECLIEIRSNEKLKELPIIIFSTSFDKEVVDLLYVNGANYYIRKPAEFSNLKKVIFKSLTLILGNNDQQPLKENFIINSI, encoded by the coding sequence ATGAGAACAGACCAAATTAACTTGCTTCTTGCCGATGACGACATGGACGATTGTGATTTTTTCAAAGATGCATTGAACGACCTTTCTATTGCAACAAATCTAACACTCGTTCATAACGGAGTTGAACTCATGCAACTGCTAACTAAAAAAGAATTAGAACTTCCTCATGCACTTTACCTGGACTTCAACATGCCACGCAAAAATGGTTTCGAATGTTTAATTGAGATAAGATCGAATGAAAAATTAAAAGAACTTCCAATAATTATTTTTTCTACCTCGTTTGATAAAGAAGTTGTGGATCTGCTTTATGTAAATGGAGCAAATTATTATATAAGAAAGCCAGCTGAATTTTCAAACCTAAAAAAAGTAATTTTTAAATCACTCACACTAATTTTAGGAAACAATGATCAGCAACCTTTAAAAGAAAATTTCATTATCAATAGCATTTAA
- a CDS encoding helix-turn-helix transcriptional regulator: protein MYSLYSKIMSDPSYFKQLSVGEKLIAMFNCPLESKFADTWSHHNYIIYVIEGRKIWHTSHGSYDLRKNSCVLVRKGACIVEQFFDTSFCLVIFFLPDEFICDVLKTKKTPIYKHGKKFEPVISIDNNPPVEAFFHSMIPYFNTNQQPDQSLLELKFRELVLTLADNPKNAELLSYFCSLLHEPQTISLQRVMEENYCFNLKLEEFAKLCNRSLSAFKRDFQKIFDTTPGKWLMEKRLHQAMHLLTNLKKTVSEVSFEAGFENSSHFSRAFRQYFGFSPANARLQTAV, encoded by the coding sequence ATGTATAGCTTATACAGCAAAATTATGAGTGATCCTAGTTACTTCAAACAGTTAAGTGTTGGTGAAAAGTTGATTGCCATGTTTAACTGTCCGCTCGAGTCTAAGTTCGCTGATACCTGGAGCCATCATAACTATATCATCTATGTGATAGAGGGCCGAAAGATCTGGCATACTTCTCATGGGTCTTATGATCTAAGAAAAAACAGTTGTGTGCTGGTAAGAAAAGGTGCTTGTATTGTTGAGCAATTTTTTGATACTTCATTTTGCCTGGTTATATTTTTTCTGCCAGACGAGTTTATTTGTGATGTGTTAAAAACAAAAAAGACGCCTATATATAAACACGGAAAAAAATTTGAACCTGTTATTTCTATTGATAACAATCCTCCAGTTGAAGCCTTCTTTCATTCCATGATCCCCTATTTTAATACTAATCAACAGCCCGATCAGTCATTATTGGAATTAAAATTCAGAGAATTAGTGCTGACGCTTGCTGATAATCCGAAGAATGCAGAACTATTATCTTATTTCTGTTCACTGTTGCACGAGCCACAAACAATATCCTTGCAAAGAGTAATGGAAGAAAATTACTGTTTCAATTTAAAACTGGAAGAGTTTGCCAAACTCTGCAACCGCAGTTTATCTGCATTCAAAAGAGATTTCCAAAAAATATTTGATACTACTCCCGGTAAATGGCTGATGGAAAAACGACTTCACCAGGCAATGCACCTGCTTACGAATCTTAAAAAAACTGTTTCCGAAGTTTCATTTGAAGCAGGTTTTGAAAACTCCTCGCATTTCAGCCGTGCATTCCGCCAGTATTTTGGCTTTAGTCCTGCAAATGCAAGATTACAAACAGCAGTCTGA
- a CDS encoding class I SAM-dependent methyltransferase: protein MSTKEVQGRLWSVAPQYWSKFFEPFFLPLYKKTIEQLQLDENKLLLDAGCGSGLFSHMVINTGAQLIGVDAAPGLLELARERNPQNSFLEEDLEALPFASDSFHVVAGFNSFQYAGNFTGALAEAKRVLKKGGRLVIGIWDKPEMSDATNILKAIGSLLPPPPPGTPGPFALSEDGKIESICDSLELKMLYKTKVSCPFLYYSLNDGIRSFLGTGPAAAAMNFASEKQVQQVIANALQPYHLTEELYHLQNSFLLFIVEK, encoded by the coding sequence ATGAGTACAAAAGAAGTACAGGGAAGATTGTGGAGCGTTGCACCGCAATACTGGTCAAAATTTTTTGAACCATTCTTTCTTCCTCTTTACAAAAAAACAATTGAGCAACTTCAGTTGGATGAAAACAAGTTGTTGCTGGATGCAGGTTGCGGCTCCGGCTTATTCAGTCACATGGTCATTAATACAGGAGCACAGTTGATCGGTGTTGATGCAGCACCGGGTTTGCTCGAACTAGCCCGTGAAAGAAATCCGCAAAACAGTTTTTTGGAAGAAGATCTTGAGGCATTGCCTTTTGCATCAGACAGTTTTCATGTGGTTGCTGGATTTAATTCATTTCAGTACGCCGGAAATTTTACCGGTGCACTGGCGGAAGCCAAACGTGTCTTAAAAAAAGGAGGCCGTTTGGTGATCGGTATCTGGGATAAACCTGAGATGAGTGACGCCACAAATATTTTAAAAGCAATTGGTTCTTTATTACCTCCACCGCCGCCGGGCACACCGGGTCCATTCGCTTTATCAGAAGATGGAAAAATTGAAAGCATTTGCGATTCACTGGAATTAAAAATGCTTTACAAAACCAAAGTGAGCTGTCCATTTTTGTATTACAGCCTTAATGATGGTATCAGGAGCTTTCTCGGTACGGGGCCTGCAGCAGCAGCAATGAATTTTGCCAGCGAAAAGCAGGTACAGCAAGTAATTGCAAACGCATTACAGCCCTATCATCTCACGGAGGAATTGTATCATCTTCAAAACAGTTTCTTATTATTTATTGTTGAAAAATAA